The segment CGAAGCCGCTTAACTTCAGTTTCGTATTGCTCGGCACGGCGAACGGCATGGCCAAGCTCCGTGTTGGCTTCAGAGAGCATTTTCTTCATCTTACTATGCGAGTGGCGAATGTCACTAATTTCCTAAATATCAAATATTCTCCATCAAAGATAAAGAAACAAACGACTATTAACCACCGATTAGAATACCTTATTTTTATCCAGCAGTTCTTGCTGCATGGCTCGAAACTCTGTATCACTGTTGCTCATCGGGGGGCGTCCTTTTCTTTCCAAACGTTCCTGTAAATCATTACATTCTGCTCGAAGTTTCTTATTTTCGCGCTCGAGATTGAGCTTTTCGGTTTCGAGCCGTTCACGCTTACCCCATTCGGCTGCATTTTCCGCTTGCATACGTTCCAGCTGAAACAATCTCAATTTTACAAAGTTGACCCTAAATGAAACGTAGGTAAATAAACGTACCTCTGTTCGCAACTCACACAGTCGCCTTTCAAGGGTTTCCCGGGCGGCTACCTCCTCCTGCAgtgaattgttggtaattcTCATCTCAACCCGATGCTGTTCCTGCAGCGTAAGCAGTTCCCTGACGGCATCCTGCTTGGCGGCACGCAACTCCTCGCACTTATCCCTGAGCTCTTGCATATCCTGTCTAAATTTTTCGAAATTCTTGTGAATACTGTTTTTCTCCTCGCGCTCAATCTGAATAGTCTTTTGGGCATCATCCAGCCGCAGCTGCAGCATAGAGATCTTTTGCAGCAGATAATCTTCATCGTAGTCATCCTTCGACAGCTGCTGGATCAGTCTTCTCTCCTCGGCGTGCGGGTCGCCCTTGTCCTTAAACTCTACGGAATGTTTTGGCATGGCACCTCCCTGCAAAATGTACTCTTCGACGTCCAAATCATCCTGTCCGCTATCATCCTGCTGATTGTTACTGCCCATTTTCGTAACCAGTCCATCCTCGCTGTTGACATTTTTCAACCCATCGGAGGAAATATCCGGTGAGCAATTGTTATCCCGACCGTCCCGCTCCGGTTCGTCCGCCGCGTCCAAGCTGGCCTTGTTGAACTGACCGGCGTGCTTCATCATTAGCATGTGAACCTTTTCCATCTCCTTCTTCAGCTGGCTGATTTGAATTTCCAGCTCGCATTTTTCTCGCTTGTATGAGTTAGACTCTTTTATGGCGGCCTCGAGGCTGCTGCGCAGCTGTTTCGATTCCTCGCGGGCTTTATTGCGCTCGGTGCGGACCTGGAGTCAGACAGAATTTAAAGAATCTTTAGATGGCTAATCTTTGTCAACTTCAAAGCAATAATACTAGTTAATTGAACAGAATTTAATGGTAAATCACTTAACTTTCTTTAGAGTTTATTTTAgtcaatttattttaatatggTTTTAACTATTTGGTCAATCATCACACATAAAGTGAAGTAGATTTACGTGAAATTTTAACTTTGCCAAGACCCAATGCCACGGGTAAAGCTTGAAACTGCTTTTAAATATAAACACAACGATACTGTGGCAGTACATTTATTGTCAAAACTGTCGCCATACCTCCAACGCAGCCAGCAGGTCTTCCGTGTCCTTTTCCAGCTCTTGGAGAACTCTTTCGAAGCAGCTACGCATTGTTATTAAATCAATACTGATTGCGAAACTGATGGTTTCAGTGCACCACGTTAAGATTAGGTATGAGTTCACTGTCGCTTGGTCCGCATGAGACTGATTCATACGGGACAACCGCACCGTACGAGTACCCGGTGATACCAGTTGGGCGCAACAGTTGCCCACATGAAACACGAAATCCGTTCTGCTTTAGTAAATAATAATTGTTAGGCCAATGTGATTTTTTTTAGCCTGGAAGTTATTTTTTCGTAATATTATCTAGGTACGGTTgcccttttatttttattgataaTAGCTGAGACAATACCAAACAAGTGCAATTAAACATTGAAGAAGATATGATAAAATACAAGATAATTTATTATGAACGAACATTTGACCAGGGCTAATATTGCTTCAGAAGCATTTCCTGTGATAATTATATAGAATTTAAATCGTATCAGAATTCCGAAATGGTAAAAAAAGACAGAGAAGGAATAACAGCTGAAGAGCGACTCAAAGCGTCGCCTTTCAGTAGATAATTGCCCTTGAGGCGATGACATCATTAACCCTCAATATCATTTAAGTTGACCTAAAGGTTACGTATGTTCAAACAATTGTCTTGTACAtttacagccggctgcgaaaacGGCAAGTATCATCAAGAATTTACTTTTTACTatttacaatcaatttcaaGATTCTACCTGTCAATTATTTAGAGatcaaaaatgttttgaaaaactATATTAACGTTGCGCTGGAGGAGCCTTATCGTTTAACCGACCAATCGATAACAGTCCCCGGCTCCCGATCTTTATATAGAAGATATACTAGTCTTTGAAatttcgtacagacagttcttaatAATTACTTATTCTTGAATTAGTTTGAAAGTAGTCCGAGTAACATTAAAATTATAATCATCAAAAACAGCATTAAATACACGACAACATACGTCAATCGGATTGGTTTGAGCGAACTGAGGCGGTGCAATGGAAGCCTAAAGAAATCAGCTCATCGAGTATGCTTTGGTGGTACGTTGAATCGGACTCAACTTAGCAGCTCCGGGAatagatccggcgagaaatcggtcatctgaagaacaataaaatcGCCGGGAAGGACCGAGTCCCgccagaactctacaaaaatggcaatgAACCACTAACTTCGGTACTTCACTAgtcaattttaattatttgggCACAGAAGAAGAAGCTACCAGCGGAATGGGTGGAGGTGTGGTTTATCCCATCTATAAAAAAGGCAATTGGCTCGATTGCTATAATtatcgcggcattacgctgatcagcGCCGGCTACAAGGTTTTATCCTAGATCTTGCTACATCGTCTATCcacaatagcaagagatttcgtggGGGCAGCATCAGGCGGGCGTTGTGGGGTCCGGGGCCCGTGTTACTACGCAtccaatttttactcttcgactCCTCTTTccatccttcagaaatgtcgggaatataACGTGCGCACGCGTCAATTTTCGGGGATTTcagagcaacatacgatacagtcgagcgcaaacagctatggcagagcTTGCACGAAGACGGCATTTTCGAACAAACTAACACGGCTGATCAAAGCAGCCCTGGGGCGAGGGATGTGCTATGTGCATGTTTTGCGGGCACCTTGGGGTCCTTTCAAATCGCGCAAAGCGTTGCGGTAacgggatggactgtcctatatgttattcaacaCCAACTATTAAAGGTGTAATCCGGTGAGCGAGCATTGaagcgagaggaacgatctccaGAAAAAGtatccaactcctagccttcgttgATGACCATGACATCATTACTATTGATTCGtcaaaaactaaatatatggtacgaagaggctccagagaaaacaacgtctGCCTCCCACAGACAGTGACTAGTTAGTTACGTGGCTTGCCGTCCTTAGTCAAAGCCTGTTGAACCAGGTTTTTTCAGTTAACTCGATTGTGGGTTACCTCTCtctaattccttggacaccgagtgctctccgccagatctcgcttcacTTAATcattttgctcgctgcgctccaggTCGACTAGTTTCTACCCGATTTAaaacaaacaccatctttgcagggtagttgtccgtcattaggtggcttgccgtcctaggacaaagcctgttgaacaaagtttctccatgtaactcggttgagggctaccgctatccaattcctcgaacaccgagtactctccgccagatctcgttccacctggtttcaccatcttgctcgctgcgcttctggtcgtcttgttcctaccggatttgaggcgaacaccatctttgcagtgtagttgtccggcattcttgcaacatgccctgcccatcgtattcgtccagctatagccaccttctggatactgggttcgccatagagctgtgcgagttcatggttcatccttcgcctccatactccgttttcatGTACGCCGCCGAGGATTCTTCTTAGcgctcgtcgttcgaaaactccatgtttcatgcccatgtccatgtttcatgcccgtagagaacaaccggtctaataagcgtcttgtacagggggcactttgtacggggacttagtctgctcgaccgcaattgcttgtgaagcccatagtaagcacgacttccgctgataatacgcctccgaatctcacggctggtattattgttcgccgttaccagtgagccaaggtagacaaattcatcgactacctcaaactcatcgccgtcgatcaatatactactgcccaagcggtgtcgttcagcctcgattccgctggccagcatgtactttgttttagacgtatttacctttaacccaatcttttctgctttgcgCTTTAGTccggtgtactgttcagccaccgccacagatgttctgccgataatatccatgtcatcggcaaagcagacgaattgattagatttgttgaatatcgtgccccgcgtattgatatccgctcggttcataacaccttgtagcgctatgttgaacacaGCAGGCataaaagaccatcaccttgatcgaagccctctgtgtgattcgaatgaatttgacaatccacccgaaatccaaacacagcactgtgtaccatccatcgtagatttaatcagtttgatgagcttcctggggtaGCTGTTCacatccatgattttccatagctctttccggtcgatggtatcatatgcggccttaaagtcaacgaacaaatgatgcgttgaaactctgtattcacggcccttttggaggatttgccgcagtgtaaatatttgaggATTTAccgcggaaaatgatttgggatagcactttataggcggcattgagaacggtgatcgctcgat is part of the Sabethes cyaneus chromosome 2, idSabCyanKW18_F2, whole genome shotgun sequence genome and harbors:
- the LOC128738327 gene encoding coiled-coil domain-containing protein 102A, whose product is MSQSAPRRHPPAGGNPEVMSAKFGDTEWEARESQRLRELEEARARAAQMEKTMKWWSDCTANWREKWSKVRTERNKAREESKQLRSSLEAAIKESNSYKREKCELEIQISQLKKEMEKVHMLMMKHAGQFNKASLDAADEPERDGRDNNCSPDISSDGLKNVNSEDGLVTKMGSNNQQDDSGQDDLDVEEYILQGGAMPKHSVEFKDKGDPHAEERRLIQQLSKDDYDEDYLLQKISMLQLRLDDAQKTIQIEREEKNSIHKNFEKFRQDMQELRDKCEELRAAKQDAVRELLTLQEQHRVEMRITNNSLQEEVAARETLERRLCELRTELERMQAENAAEWGKRERLETEKLNLERENKKLRAECNDLQERLERKGRPPMSNSDTEFRAMQQELLDKNKEISDIRHSHSKMKKMLSEANTELGHAVRRAEQYETEVKRLRSRVEELKRELAGAEDELDSACNHVRRLQRTNEELTGQTEGLQVQIQHLQTRLRNYGSTSLLSANDDNSDND